The stretch of DNA GGTGGCCCAGTCCTGGGCGGTCACGTcacgggccgccgcccactcgGGGCGATAGGGCACATCGTCGGGCGTTGAGGAGCCGTTGACGCTCACGGTGTGGATGAACgtctctgcggcggcggcggcggggagcgtcggcggccgcgactCAAAGtacagggcggcgccgggctgctgctggtgctgctggtgctgctgggaAGGCTGCGGGTGCGGTTGTTGCGAGTTGTTGGAGGCGGTGCGCGGGGTGTCTGGCGGCGTGAGGACGGCTTCGCCCGTCGAGGCTGACGAGGAGATGCGCGatgcgccgtcgtcggtattggcggcgacggtcggggtgcgaggcccgccgcccgagttGGAGTATATGTCCGTCTCTGagtacggcggcgggggagccTCCTCCACGTGCACGTGGAGGTTGCTATCGTTGGTGATGTTTCTATTGTTCATCATCCACGGACAGGGGGAGGAGAAAGGTATCACACGATGGATGTGTTGGGGGGAGAATGAAGCAGGTTGGGACGAAGTCGAGCCAGTCACTCAGCCAGGCTCAGAAAGATAGATGAGGGAGGTGACGATGAAAGGCGGGGGAGCGAGCTGTGCCGGACCCCGCGGTTGGGGGGTTGGAGTTGGGCGGCAGCAAAGGCAACAAACAGCTGACgacgggacggacgggtACTAGATCCGATGTCCGCTATGAATGAACCGAGTTGTGTGAGCTGCTGCCTGTCGATCGTCAGACGGATGGCAACAGGGTGGTTTGCACGAAGGAAGTATTTTGCGcggagtacgaagtacaatCGAAGAGACAGTGCACAAGAAGACGCTGCGGCGTTCTCTTTGTCGTGTTATCTATCAGCTCATCACATCAACCAATTCCACCCACTCAGTTCACGCACCACCTACGCTGTTGTCCCATTCACCAAACAAACGCCCCTGCTAGTAAAAACCGGCGCCGGATGGACTCGTGGCCTCGCAGCCACAGTCGCGGCCAAGCAGCAACAGCGTGCATGCCTGGATGACTCTTCTTCGGTGCATCACCGTCGACCCCAGTCTAATCCACGTCTCCCCAAACGTCAGCACCCCACACCACCAACCCTGCCAAGTGGCCCGCCTGTCACGACACTCCTACAGGGCTGAACCCACTAAAAGCGCCCATCGCACGCCAGCCCGGGAGACTGGGCGCCTCCTCCAATCGAGCCCTGCAACCTGTGTGGGCGCTGACGCGGCCACTAATCCAGGATGCCACTTGCCAACGCCCCGCGggcatgccgctgccggtaACCGATGCGAGGATGCCTCTGCGGTGAAGTGCAGCCATGATCATGATGATGCAGCTCGCCTTGGCCCAGGCATTGGTTAGTAGtcatcgcggcggcctccctctccctctccgtTCGACCTCTTGCCCTTACAGAGCCAGAGCCGGGGCCGTCCACAACTGGTAGCCTGCGTCTTCCTGCTTGTAGTGGTCTGCAATCAGGCTGGACAGGTGGTCTCGCGAATGGGTTCCCCTGCATCTTGTTAGCCTCGAGCTCTCCAGACGCCAAGAAGACCCTGACAAAGTGGACGTACAGGTTTGTGATGTAAGTGTCGATAAACTCGGGCGGCACCAGCTCCATGACCGGCGTGCGGATCTCGGCATTGTTGACTATGATGCCGTTCTCGTAGCTCACGTACGTCGAGGGATGATCCCACTCAATCAGCGAGTCCTCGTCGAATGGATTGTCTGGGCTGAGCTTGTATACGCCCGACAGGACGATGACTGCGTTGCCCTGCTCCCGCGCTGCCCTCGCGATGGCTGCGGCACCGGCGTCCGTAACTACACCCCCATTGGCTACGACAGCCCGAGCGCCGAGTATCACCTTGTCAACGCGCGACATGTAAGCCATGAGCGCCGAGTTCCTGACGGTaatgacggcgatgccggccgACGCGAGCTTCTTACGGAAGACTGCATACGGCGTCTCATCGCTGTCGCGTTTCCGCGGCGCCTCGATTGCGATCAGGACAGTAAATTTGcgcttgatggcggcgcgcaggatAAAGCGCTCGACTGTGGGTGAGGGCTGGTGCACGAGAACGTGATCACCTGGGTGGATCTGCACCTCTGCCAACGCCGCGATCTGGTCGTCCACTTGGCTAATCTCGTCCTTGATCTCCTCGATGCCATCAATGACCTCGGAACGCAAAGAGTGCACTTGGCTGTACGGGACGGACCCGCCCTTGTTTGTTGGTGTCGACGTGCCCGAAGTTCGGAAGGGGGAGCCAGATCCCATCAGGGTGCCGtcggagggaggggaggcggagaggaggTGGAAGAGCGACTTGGGGACGTTGACGGAGCTGTACGAGGGCACAGGGCCTGGTCTTGACGGCGCTtgaggggcgggggcgctGGGAATGGAGTCGAC from Purpureocillium takamizusanense chromosome 6, complete sequence encodes:
- the GCD7 gene encoding GCD complex subunit gcd7 (COG:J~EggNog:ENOG503NUHV), with amino-acid sequence MPSATPGYAPDLEKYLKSLKGQPLEAAVEKLISLLKRRQIRGSEPCAVATAHILLQVVARSKWHDVDSLLDNVGAVGSRLAKAQPRELVVANIVRRVLALIRDEAAEDRNEPSSETQSEAPMSPSTTAVPGLANPPLNQNKQDSGVDSIPSAPAPQAPSRPGPVPSYSSVNVPKSLFHLLSASPPSDGTLMGSGSPFRTSGTSTPTNKGGSVPYSQVHSLRSEVIDGIEEIKDEISQVDDQIAALAEVQIHPGDHVLVHQPSPTVERFILRAAIKRKFTVLIAIEAPRKRDSDETPYAVFRKKLASAGIAVITVRNSALMAYMSRVDKVILGARAVVANGGVVTDAGAAAIARAAREQGNAVIVLSGVYKLSPDNPFDEDSLIEWDHPSTYVSYENGIIVNNAEIRTPVMELVPPEFIDTYITNLGTHSRDHLSSLIADHYKQEDAGYQLWTAPALAL